A single region of the Ochotona princeps isolate mOchPri1 chromosome 10, mOchPri1.hap1, whole genome shotgun sequence genome encodes:
- the LRRN2 gene encoding leucine-rich repeat neuronal protein 2, translating into MGLLVAPLLLAWVAGATAAVPMVPWHVPCPPQCTCQIRPWYTPRSSYREAATVDCNDLFLTAVPPALPTGTQTLLLQSNSIMQVEQGELAYLANLTELDLSQNSFSNAQDCDLRSLPQLLSLHLEENQLTRLEDQSFAGLASLQELYLNHNQLYRIAPRAFAGLSNLLRLHLNSNLLRAIDSRWFEMLPSLEILMIGGNKVDAILDMNFRPLANLRSLVLAGMNLREISDYALEGLQNLESLSFYDNLLARVPRRALEQVPGLKFLDLNKNPLQRVGPGDFANMLHLKELGLNNMEELVSIDKFALVNLPELTKLDVTNNPRLSFIHPRAFHRLPHVETLMLNNNALSALHQQTVESLPSLQEVGLHGNPIRCDCVIRWANATGTRVRFIEPQSTLCAEPPDLQRRPVREVPFREMTDRCLPLISPRSFPSSLHMANGESKTLHCRAVAEPEPEIYWVTPAGVRLTPAHKGGRYRVYPEGTLELRRVTAAEAGLYTCVAQNLVGADTKTVRVVVSRAPLQTGGDDGRGLELRVLETHPYHILLSWVSPPNTLSTNLTWSSATSFQAQGTRTQARLPRGTHSYNITRLLQATEYWACLHVAFADAHTQLACVWARTTEATPCRGALGDQPGLMATLTLVVLLLAAGLTVHLGVGRPRRGVAARPLLPAWAFWGWGSPSMRVVSVPLVLPWNPSRKPSGCSEGGQPPLSPPLSQNS; encoded by the coding sequence ATGGGGCTCCTAGTGGCACCTCTCCTGCTAGCCTGGGTGGCCGGTGCCACTGCCGCTGTACCCATGGTGCCCTGGCATGTGCCCTGTCCCCCACAGTGCACCTGCCAGATCCGGCCCTGGTACACGCCCCGCTCGTCCTACCGGGAGGCCGCCACAGTAGACTGTAATGACCTGTTCCTGACGGCGGTGCCACCGGCACTGCCCACAGGGACCCAGACCCTGCTGCTGCAGAGTAACAGCATCATGCAGGTGGAGCAGGGTGAGCTTGCCTACCTGGCCAATCTCACGGAGCTGGACCTGTCCCAGAACAGCTTTTCAAATGCCCAGGACTGCGACTTGCGGTCCCTGCCCCAACTGCTAAGCCTGCACCTGGAAGAGAACCAGTTGACACGGCTGGAGGACCAGAGCTTTGCGGGGCTGGCCAGCCTGCAGGAGTTGTATCTCAACCACAACCAGCTCTACCGCATCGCACCCCGAGCTTTTGCAGGCCTCAGCAACCTGCTGCGGCTGCACCTCAACTCCAACCTGCTCAGGGCCATCGACAGTCGCTGGTTCGAAATGCTGCCCAGCCTGGAGATCCTCATGATCGGGGGCAACAAGGTGGATGCCATCCTGGACATGAACTTCCGGCCACTGGCCAACCTGCGCAGCCTGGTGCTGGCGGGCATGAACCTGCGGGAGATCTCCGACTACGCGCTGGAGGGGCTGCAGAACCTGGAGAGTCTCTCCTTTTACGACAACCTGCTGGCGCGGGTGCCCCGGCGGGcgctggagcaggtgccagggctcAAGTTCCTGGACCTGAACAAGAACCCGCTGCAGCGGGTGGGGCCAGGAGACTTCGCCAACATGCTGCATCTTAAGGAGCTGGGGCTGAACAACATGGAGGAGCTGGTCTCCATCGACAAGTTTGCCCTGGTCAACCTCCCAGAGCTGACCAAGCTGGATGTCACCAACAACCCGCGACTGTCCTTCATCCACCCCCGCGCCTTCCATCGCCTGCCCCATGTGGAGACGCTCATGCTTAACAACAACGCCCTCAGTGCCTTGCACCAGCAGACAGTagagtccctgcccagcctgcaggaGGTGGGGCTCCATGGTAACCCCATCCGCTGCGACTGCGTCATCCGCTGGGCCAACGCCACGGGCACCCGTGTGCGCTTCATCGAGCCGCAGTCCACCCTGTGCGCAGAGCCGCCTGACCTGCAGCGCCGCCCGGTCCGTGAGGTGCCCTTCCGGGAGATGACCGACCGCTGCCTGCCCCTCATCTCCCCCCGCAGCTTCCCCTCCAGCCTCCACATGGCCAACGGCGAGAGCAAGACACTGCACTGCAGGGCAGTAGCTGAACCGGAACCCGAGATCTACTGGGTCACACCTGCCGGGGTCCGACTGACACCTGCCCACAAGGGCGGGAGGTACCGCGTGTACCCTGAGGGAACCCTGGAGCTGCGGAGGgtgacagcagcagaggcggggcTGTACACCTGCGTGGCCCAGAACCTGGTGGGAGCTGACACTAAGACAGTCAGGGTGGTGGTCAGCCGTGCGCCACTCCAGACTGGTGGGGACGACGGCCGGGGCCTGGAGCTCCGGGTACTGGAAACCCACCCCTATCACATCCTGCTCTCCTGGGTGTCCCCTCCCAACACACTCTCCACCAACCTCACCTGGTCCAGCGCCACTTCCTTCCAGGCCCAGGGGACCCGTACCCAAGCCCGCCTGCCCCGGGGCACTCACAGCTACAACATCACCCGCCTGCTCCAGGCCACCGAGTACTGGGCCTGCCTGCATGTGGCCTTCGCTGACGCCCACACCCAGTTGGCCTGCGTGTGGGCCAGGACTACAGAGGCCACACCCTGCCGTGGGGCCCTTGGGGACCAGCCAGGGCTCATGGCCACCCTGACCCTGGTTGTTCTCTTGCTGGCAGCTGGACTCACAGTCCATCTTGGCGTAGGCCGGCCCAGGCGAGGTGTGGCCGCGCGGCCTCTCCTTCCAGCCTGGGCTttctggggctggggcagcccaTCCATGCGAGTGGTGAGCGTGCCCCTGGTTCTGCCCTGGAATCCCAGTAGGAAGCCATCTGGCTGCTCGGAGGGAGGCCAACCACCTCTTTCACCACCATTGTCTCAAAACTCCTGA